DNA sequence from the Juglans microcarpa x Juglans regia isolate MS1-56 chromosome 5S, Jm3101_v1.0, whole genome shotgun sequence genome:
AAAATGGCGGTAACAGACAAGAAGATTCTGAGCGAGGGTTTGATCACAGAGGTATGCAATTTCGTACCATTAAACTCGACTTTCCAAAGTTTGATGGGGAGAATCCGATGGGGTGGGTTTATAAAGCAAATCATTATTTTGCTTTGTATCCCATGCCAGATGGGCAAAAGATTTTATTGTCATCTTTTTATATGGAGGGGAGTGCTTTAATTTGGTTTCAAGATGCCGAATCTACAGGTATCTTTGATTCTTGGAGTGAGTTTGTGCATGCTTTGCAATTGAGGTTTGAGAATTCATCTTATGATGATCCCATGGAAGTTCTTACTCGACTTAAACAGAGTTCTACAGTGGCTGCCTATAAAACACAATTTGAAGTGATATTTAATAGATTGAACGGGTTGTCTGAAAATTACAAGTTGAGTGGTTTAAACAATGAAATAAGGCTTCCTATGAGGATGCTACATCCTCAGAGTCTCAATTCTGCATTTGGCCTTGCCAAGATTCAAGAAAACTACATCCTTAGTACTCGTGGCAGCAGTAGAGGAGGGAATCATCAAAATTCCTATGTACCATTTTCTGctagttgtaacaccccgtattttagtgtatttttactgaaggaattatttttatgaattcaaaattttattctcttattttaaaattattgaatttttaattgggttatttttatgatttttagtttacgaaaattattttcgaagtgctttctttaaattaattattcttatgtatttaaatttcttctcgaattaaattaacttattattgggtttaattatttaatttcatgttaatcactgtgtttgaaatattttatttcactagctgttttaaaatcgtttccgttggatcattttcgtgacccaagttatgaggattggacctcatttcttttccctctatttttcttttccttttctttttcttttcttcttttctttttttttcttttctttttctcctcctggTTTTCCTTCTCCCGCgcgagttcttctctctctctctctctctctctctctctctctctcgccgtgcgttcGTTTCTCCTCCAGCCCGCCGCTATGCGCCgacggtggtcgacaccgcccggcttctccgctccccctgccgccggcgatcaccccctccatttccagctcctccatcgccgccgttagccaccacgaacctcTCCAAGCCGTGGCGTTCTTTGTGCTcgagcgccgccgtcgcgccacctccgaccactatctcttcaccacatcatcctcgacttcctagcaacccaatggacccaaccctaCCTCCGATTCGTCAtcggtgaagtacatccaactccattttcgttttgggtatttttgacCTAAAAACACCCCTTGCgcggccacccacggccaaccaccaccaccactagcttcaccgacctccctaggccctaccctatcaatctcgagtcttcgtttgcacccattgaaaagttggttattgtgacccacggccatagtgtattttacactgtggtgttgctcagacgtcgcctttttcaacttcgtgatccttcagaaattgctatatagcgctgtaagtatttctccaaagaactttcgtaattaaaatgtatttttgtactaacccatttcactgtatttttttggcatgacggactgagtctgaggagttcgatggtcggatggatttgtgaatggagatgtttggttggtttggttgaattggtttggttgttgatgggttgttttgattggatttgttgggattgattttgatggatgttagatcagtgttggtgcatgttcataccattatttcatgcatgatcatgtttgtaaagaaaactgagttttcgtgcattgcattcatgctcatgtgtgatttgaaaagctatgattttatgtgataatatttttgggagcgtgtgtatcacgaccccgagccgagatggggcattaactcggtggagctcctctgattactcgggagcggaatatactgagtaacgtcccccgGGTTGTCgtcgggcgacaatgggatcggacgagatggtctagtgccgactccgtggtccttttgctggcggggactagaggatgtctggccacgtacgcactgggcgcggaactgggcatcgctcgttacgtagtgtgggtgcttggccatgtacgcgccgggcgcggaactgagcaccgctacgaagccaggacgtgcggatggttcataggggaggccatggtgcatatggaattaatgcactattttccagaaaatagtgcgagttggatttctgggtaaatcattttctgggaaaatgttttacggatattttgggccaaaatgggattttggcgtgtgttgaaatcattattttcggaaaaaataatgtgttgagtaaaatgcatatttttcatgtgcatgcatgttagttacatttgatgcattttatattatgttgttattttgggtcatacttacctgcgataccattttgtagtaacgcagattttgatgcagatgaggaggaggagggcaagcctgaggagacggctccgcccgacgagtgatctgggatcactcgctTGACTACTTTATTTTAAtcattgtttatttgaaactattgtattatatttttgtggatgactgtataactgctatttaaatttttactgatgttttgattgtaaataaattctggtacttagttgattatccgctgcgttatttcttttgtacaccgttgcatgtacacacactggcactttgttgggatgcgtgaccgtgttgtcatcatcccggtgtctcgattcccgtgtctccttacatgggggtcatGGGCACCACACTGGTGGAAATGGCTTTAATAATAGTTCTACTGTAAGGAAGGAGAGTACTGGGATAGGAAGAGCTAACAGTTTTAAGCCTTCTTTACCTATACAAAAAATTAGTTCATAtgaaatgaaagagagaaaggaaaagggtTTGTGCTATTTTTATGATGAGAAATGGAACCCTAGTCATAAATGTGAAAGAAGGAAAGTACAAAAATTTCTAATGGAAGGGATATATTGGTTTAAAAAAGATGAAGTTCAAGACTGTGAGTTGACAAAAGAAGAAACTGTTGTTGACAGTTTGACATCTCAGAGTGAAGTTCCTGAGATATCCTTGCATGCAATTTCAGGATCCTTGAGCCCAAGAACCATGAGAATCCATGGTAGGGTTCATAACTGTAATGTAACCATTCTTGTGGATACAAGCAGTACGCATAATTTTCTTAATCTCATGGTTGGTAAGAAGGTGGGATTGATAGTTAATGTTGTACAACAAGTGGAGGTACGAGTGGAAAATGGAGAGAGGATGAGGAGTGAAGGTATGATACAAGGGTTGCAATTTCACATGCAAGGGCATCAGTTTAATActgatttctttttattaccACTAGGAGGTTGTGATGTGGTGGTAGGGATGTAGTGGCTAAGGACTTTAGATCCCGTGTTGTGGGATTTTAATGGTTTCACAATGTCCTTTCAGCACAATAGCAAGTCAATAATCATTCGAGGAATGAATGCTTCCAAGTCTAAGATAGTTGAACAGATCTGCCAGTTAACAACAATGGAGAGGAAGGGAATGTTCTAGCAGTTAATTCAGGAGCAATAAAATGATGTTAAGGAAGAAATTGATGGGGTGATACAAGAGGTTTTAAAAAGTTTCTCTACAGTCTTTGAAGAACCAAAAGAATTACCTCCAAGAAGAAGCCATGATCACAAGATTAATTTGAAGGAGGGTACAATGCCTGTTTCTGTTAGGCCCTATAGGTATCGCTTTGTACAAAAAGCTGAGAACATTGTCAAAGAATTACTTGAAGCTGGGGTAATAAGATGTAGTCAGTctccattttcttctccaatTATTCTTGTGAGGAAGGCTGATGGGTCTTGAcgaatgtgtattgattatagTGCTTTGAATAGGGAAACTATTAAAGATAAGTTTTCTATTCCTGTGGTGGATGAGCTTCTTGATGAGTTGTGTGGGGCTACTTTTTTTTCTAACAAGACCTATGGTCTGGTTATCATCAGATTAGAGTGAGGGAATCTGATATTGAGAAGTCGGCTTTTCGAACCCATTAAGgatattatgagtttttggttatGTCATTTGGCTTAACCAATGCTCCTGCTACTTTTTAGTCTTTAGTGAATAAAGTGTTTCAGCCATTTCTGAGGAAGtttttcatagtttttttttatgaaattttgatatATAGTAAAAACAAGATTGATCACTTACAGCATTTGACTATGGTATTGACAGTTTTAGCAAAGCACTCATTGTTTGCTGAAAGAAGCAAGTATAGATTTGCTTGTAAGCAAATTGATTATCTTGGTCATTTAGTATCTGCTAACAGAGTGCAGGCTGATCCATCCAAGATAAAGGCCATGATTGAGTGGCCTCAACCTAAGTCTATTAAATCCTTAAGAGGATTTCTTGGACTGACTGGCTACTACAGGAAATTTGTGAGACATTAGGGATTTATTGTTGGCCCTTTAACTGATCTGCTCAGGAAGGATGCTTTCCATTGGGGATCAACAGCTACTCAAGCATTTGAGACACGGAAAAAGGCTATGACTCAACCACTTGTCTTAGCCTTACCTGATTTTACTAAACCATTTTTtattgagtgtgatgcatcAGGTAGAGGAGTGGGAGCTGTTTTGATGCAAGGTGGAAGACCTTTGGCATTCCTGAGCCAACCTTTAAGAGGGAAATCTTTGGATTTATTTGCCTACGAGAAAGAATTCTTAGCCTTGGTGTTGGCTGTCAGGAAGTGGAGACCTTACCTTTTGGGGActaagtttgtcattaaaacTGATCAACAAAGTCTAAAGTTTTTGCTGGAGCAGAAAATAGGCACACCATCATAGCAGGAATGGCTTAGCAAGTTGATGGGCTACaatttcacaattgaatataagagaggaagagaaaatgtagCTACTGATGCACTCTCAATAATGGATGAAGTTACTGAGAAGGAAGCAGTGTTAGCTGCTATTACTGTCTTGGATCCTATGTGGCTGCAACAATTTAAGGATTCTTACTTGTAAGATGAAGAAGTTACTGACATTTGCAGAAGGTAGCAACAAGGAGAGTTGGTGAATAAAGCTTTTACAGTCAAGAATGGATTTTTGTTAAAGAAAGGAAGGCTGTTTCTTTTAGCTAAGTCTTCTTTGAAGCATCAAGTTCTCCAATTTATACATAGTAGTGCCTTTGGTGGACATTCAGGATATCAGAAATCATTGCACAGGGCCAGAGTAGACTTTATTTGGACTGGAATGAGAAGGGACATTAAATAGTTCATTAAAGAGTGTGAGGTTTGTCAGAAATGTAAATGGGAGAATGTATTACCAGCAAGCTTACTTCAACcattgcctatttctatgaagtCATGGAGTAATATCTCTATGGAATTTATTGATTCTCTTCCCAAGTCACAAGGATTTTCTGTGATCCTAATAGTTGTGGATCGTTTAACAAAGTATGCACATTTTTTGCCTATGTCTTATCCTTATAATGCAGCTTCAGTAACCAAGATTTTTAtatcccaagtttttaaattgcATGGAATGCCTATAACAATTGTTACTAATAGAAATGCTACCTTTACAAGTACCTTCTGGAAGAAGCTTTTTAGGCTTCATGGGACTAAGTTGCAATTTAGTTCTACCTACCATCCTCAATCAGATGGGCATACCAAAATTGTCAACAAGTGTGTGTAGCAATACTTAAGGTGTTTTGTCTCGAATAGTCATAAACAATGGAGTCATTGGCTTCATTGGGTagaatggtggtataataccTCTCTTCACTCAGCAACTAAAACTACACCATTTGAGGCGTTGTATGGTATGACTCCTCCTACCTTATTGCAATATGTGGCTGGCACCACTCGAAATGAAGCAGTGgattttgagttaagatcaAGAGAAGAAATTCTGTCAATATTGAGGAAGAATTTGGTAGCAACTCAGAATTATATGAAGCAGCAATATGACATGAAGCAAGTGCACATGCAATTCTAAGTGGGTGATATGGTTTACTTAAAATTGCAGAAATATAAACAACATTCAGTTGGAGATGTTGTCATGGCAGCATGGTATTGTGGTCCCTTTAAAATACTGCAGTGCATTGGATCAGTTGCATATAGATTGGAATTACTAGAGTGTTCAGCTGTACACCTAATATATCACGTGTCTAGATTGAAGAAGCATGTAGTTCCGTTGACAATTGTTTCTCCAGTATTGCCATTACAAGATTCTCATGGTGCATTTAGAAGTGAACCTGAAGCAGTATTGCAGAGCAGAATGTCTGCTGTTGATAACAAGCCTTTTATTGAATTGTTGATCAAATGGAGTGGAGCTGCTGAGGAGGATGCTACTTGGCTTTCTAGATCGGTTGAGGTTACAACATCTagaccttgtgggcaaggtctttTGAAGGGGGTGCATTGTTATGAGCAATAATTGGGAAGGAAGATTTCTGAAGGGAAATGGAAGCAGATGAAGGGTTGAGGGAAGCTTTTGTTAGTTCTGTTAGTTAGTTAATAAGCAAAACACTGTAATTACAATAGTAACCTTACTTAACTGTCATAATGTACCAAAAtgcccttatcttcataatagaATAAACGATAGGATTGTGTATAAAAGGGAGGGCTCTGTAAGATGTAATGCATTGAAAAAAGCTTAGTAAAGTGCATTTGGAGGAACTGATCCCTCGAAGATCATATTTATGAGTCATTCTTGAGTTTTATCCTTACATGTTGTTGCTGCTTAGCGTTTAATCGATCCAAAGGTTATACTATACTACATATACAAGAACATACTCTCGAACATTTGTATCCTTGCAATAATATTCCTCTTCCATCGATGTTTTCTAATTAGGATATGATAGATAATACAAAAGTATTTCAAACTCTTTTAATGAAATAgtattatatatcttttaaatccaaatccatcaaaaccaaataaaagtctaataaattcaagaaataataatatttttaataaaaaattgcataaaatttgtaaaatagttgtgCTTTCTAATTAGATTCGCCTGTGGTTGGTATAGAAACTTATTTGGATGGGGTTGGGTTGTGAGATCACATCCCACCTCCTTCCCGACTGTGCCACCATGATTAATGGACAGACAACTGACATCCTTCAGTGTGGTCTCAGTGGCATGCGATGGTCATTTCTAATGGTCAATACCATTGTAAACTGTGAGGGCCCCTCGGAGAGAAGGGCCCAGGCCCAAAGAAATCAAGTTACGGAGACCCCAGGCTCCTCAGGAGAAAATCCAAAGCAGGCTAGAAGCCCAGAACGGAAGACCACGTACCAAGCCCACTACCATTAGCATATCCAGAAAGGCTTTGGCATCGAGCTCGAATCCCACCTCGAGACTTGGTAACCAACTAAGCCCTGCCATAAGGTACAGTGCAAACTACAGTCGTTGGACTCAAGCGGCTGAGCGTGTTCGATTGTGGGCACGTCAAACCCGAGACACATTGGATTCAATACGCGTCAAGGAACCCATCATGCAACGACGTGCTACCGAAGGTACGTAGGACGGCTTGACCACGACCTGACACCCTACCACGGCAGGATGTGGTAGCAGATCTGACCGAGAATGACCTCACACTCCACGATCTCCCTCAGCAGTTTGAGCCGTGGCTTGACACACTGTCACGACAGGGGGGAGTGGTCGTAGGTTTGACCCAGGTACGACCAAATACACAACGATCTCCCTTGGCACTTGGGTCCCAATAGGTATAAATAACAGCCATCCCTCCCACAAGAAGGTTCTCTGAACCTTTCACAATTTTTCTAGTTCTCTAAGCTTTCCCCATCACTCGAGTATTCTTcattgactttggcatcggagtgacCGGAAGTCACTAGAGCACCCATTTCTTCCTCTTAGTTACAGGTGGTGTGAGCTTGGCTGCTGCGGTTTTGCTTGGGTTGtaaaacacaacatcaacagtAGCACCGTctgttagaatttttttttccatacacAATGTGAACTTCGCATGCCGCAACACGATCCCAAACTACATGGGGGGAAGAGAACCAAGACGAAGGAATGGAGGCAAGACTTGCAGGAATGGAGGAGACGATAAGGAAGCCGATAGAGGAAACAGGATCGCTCCACCCAGAGAATGCAACGCTCAAGCAAACCAACGAGGAGTTGGAGGGAGGAGAAGAACCTAGCATCATCGAGCACGTGGATTGACAGCGGGTCCCTGTGAACTCCACAGTGGAGGAGGAGAGATGAAAGATGCACCTCGTCAACACCAACCTACCATACAACGCAGGAGTCATGGCGATACCTTTTCCACCCAAATTCAAAGTTCCTCAGATGGAGGTGTATGGAGGATCCAAAGACTCACTGAAACACCTGGAGAACTTCAAGGCCCACATGACCTTGCACGGCTTTGTGGGTGAAATCGCCTGTTGGGCCTTCCCTTTAATGTTGAAAGGACTCGCTTGGGCTTGGTTCAGATTCCTGTCACCTGGGATAGTAGATAGCTTCAACGAGCTGGCTCTCCTCTTCATGACGCAGTTCATGGCGAGACGAAGGAGAAGGCTCCTAGCTGCTTACCACCTTACGGTTAAGCAGCGGGATGGGGAAAGCCTGAAGTCGTATCTCTCCTGGTTCAATCAAGAACGCATGACGATGGACGACCAAGTTGAAAAGATCACATTGGCAGCCCTCTTGGGGTGATCTAGCCTAGGAACCCGTTCATGGCTGAAATTGTGAGGAGGACTCCCACCACACTCAGGGCGTTCATGGACCAGGCGGATGGGTTCATCGATGTCGAAGACACCCTAGAAGCCTTGACAGCCCCACAACGAACTGAGATGGAGAAATGGGAAGGCGGCCAGGCAAAGGGGAAGCCACGACCTCAAGGGGAGGGGTGCATGAAAGAACTAAAGAAAGGCTCCTGGAGGTTGCACTCGTCCATCTCTTCCTCGGAAGGGACTAAAGGGTTGGGGAAGGACCTAGTAGAGGCGGGCTAGGGGCTcgtcaaaaaagaagaaggcatGGCGGTGGAGTGTGAACCACTCGGGAACGATGTGCTCCCCCATGTTGAAGGGACCAGAATCTCCGAGCGCACAAATTGCTGCTGCCCCGGTCCACAGGTGTCTTGGCCCCGGGGCGCCTCGGCACGGTTCCCCAACTCCTCGGCACTACCACAGGAAGAGGAGGAGCCCCTGGCCTCACTACTTGGTTTCTTCCAAGGCAGATCGTGACGGACCTTCGGCCGCTTCGCCTTGCAGCCAAAAGAGCTCCAGGCGTGCTTCTGGCCACGGGGGAAAGGAACCTTGCCCAAGAAGTTCTTATCGACCACGTATGAGTGATTGGGCAAGGACAAATAGTCCCGAATGTTCTCATTAGAGAGAGCTTGATCGGTCTGTGACTCTTCAGGATGGGCTTTCACCCAAGCCATCACCGTCTCTAAACGAGCCTCCTCCCTCTTGTTCAGTGTGAGTCCTAAACTCTTCGAGAAAGGGACGAACCTCCAGATCGCCTGTACAAGATACTTTTTGTGGGCTACCTCCGCCTCAAGGTATTCCTAGTCTGAGCCTGAAATGAAGAAATAGTTCCAGGACCACTTCTTAATGCTCGAGTGGACCAATTTTCCCCCTCACCTTAGCAGGGAAAGCATCCTAGTTGGCCTTGTAAGACTTCTCAAGAGGCTTGTTCCACTTTTAATGAATCTGTCTAATTCTTTTGAGGTCTGTTGTGCATTGGAACATTTTTATAAGCCTACCATTCTTTCCTTGCTTATTGATAATGGAGTTAGGGTGTTTGAATTCTTTATCATGAATAAATTCATTTCTCCCCATCCACATCATCCTTGCTACTATTGTACATTCTTCGAGTTCCTCTTGCTGAAATTTATTGCATAGCCTGCTCCGTGTGTCCAAGAAAGAGTTACTGTGAAAGGCCTCTATTTGAGTTTTCTTGGTTTAAGCGAGCTATGTTTTGATGTCATGCTAAATCATTTATTACTtcagaaatataaaataataaaatattgaaatttaataatttatttaatactCCAACCTTTTATGTTTCAAGTTAGATAAACTTTATTTATCAGCATTTTTTATACATCAAACACATTGTTACACTTcagttaatataaaaaaaaaccaaaaaaaaaaaaaaaagttaataaaaaaaagtttttgattttttaatgatttttttgaaCTTATAATAAGCAGCATGTTTACGCATCAGTTTATAAATAGCATAATTCTCAAACTACACTTTTATTGTACTTGGACACAAACTTTAAACCATATAACCCCAACCCCTTTTTCCCTGTAATTTAAGGATCAGCTTATGGTTTTGACTAAAGTAGCCCCAACATCTGAATCCCTATTTTAGAGAAAAGATTTAGGAGATGAATAGTAGTTCTCTAAATATAGGAAATAATTATTCATCTCCTAAatcacttttatcaatattttattaatttcaaataaattaattcttcttcttATCATCTACACTTTTtttcatactcatatttgttatagttttaaataacagtcttcaaaaaaatttaaataaccatgaaaatataaaaaaaataataattttaaaaatattatcatacccgcaaaaaattaacaaaaaaaataatttaattttttgcttaaaatattcactagataatagttcaaaacataagaaaaaatattgagtagtaagtttgtaaatggaaatgagtgaaaaaagtaacaaacatagaatagagaaatattattttaatagaatagagaaaggatagggaatgagatgtaagaagtttttgaaagataagtaatatttaggcctcgtttggattgagaagtgatattaactcatctcatctcatcattacaattttatcaatttttcacacaaaatataatagacaattcgactttttcaaatctaaaaataataataattttaaaaaataatattctaataatattttatttaactcatctaaaaccatctcatctcatctctcaatccaaaaaggaaaaattttagaaaatttggtttttagctaaattatagaaaattttatggGGAATGCATGGGATGAAAATCCAATGTGTTCAAACATACTTCAACGTTTGAATGTGATGAGTTGACCGCTCCAACATGAATTTGGGACGAAAAATTTTTCATCTCGAAATTAGATTTACTGTAAGGTGCAGAAGGTGGGACTGTTATGGAAGGTGGTATAGAGAATGGAAGTTGGCATCGAAAGGGAATAAATGAACAAAACGGTGCATATTGACTATAACAGAAATAACTGCCTGGAAGTGCAGACTAGGCTCATTACGACGacattttattcttcttcttcgttcTATAAATAACATTGTAATAAGCAGAATAGGACATTGAACAATCTTGATAGAAGTTCTTCATTTCTTGTAAAGAGGTTCTGGGTTCTTCGAAAACCCTTGACAAGAATCAATAAGAGTAGTTCTTGATTTACGTTCTGGTTTGTATGAGTGAGTTAGGTTACTGGTTAATTCTTTTGAGTTTCATTGTTCTTTGGTTTGGCACCTTACATTTACATTCGAAAGTCATCAAACGGTTTtgttaaatttcatctcaaaaaatatttttagaatgaaaagttgaattttgtcccaaaaatatatttcaggATAGTAATATTGGGATGACTTTTTTTCAGCACCAAAACAATTTGGGGACGAAAATGTTACTTTTCGGGATGAAAAATTTCGTTCCAAAAAACCTTTTCTATTGTAGTACTGTAGGACTAAAATTGCCtgtcataaaaaattgaatgcAACAAAAAGACGCTGCAATTAGTTGGGTTAATTCTGAAATCTTAAAAACCAAactcttcatttcttttgtttttattcattGCTAGCTGCAATAGCCTtatcatataaattaagagaCTTTACCAATTCTCTATTAATTTCATGCTGGGTGGGCATCTATAATAGATAGAAAAGCAGGAATCTTGATGATCTTGTGATGGGGAAAGCCTCCTTCTTCGAGCAATTTCTTTCAATCCAGCACTGTCCTCTCCTTTCCGCTCGGGGTTGCAGCCATCATTATCAAATCGAATACTAAGCCTGTCTCATCAAATGGTCCATTTCCGTTGGGCTCCAGAACATGTTCCACAATAATAATCTTCCCAGTCTTCTTTGGTATTGCCTTTACACAGTTTTTTAAGATCTTGATGCAATCTTCGTCGCTATAACAGTGCAGTACTCTCtacatgaagaaaagaaaaaagtcataTGGGTCGACGTTGCGTGTATGTAGTCTGTATGGGTGTATATATAATGGTATATATCAAAGCTACTGATACAAGCTGCATCGACATGGAAACTCTAATTGGCAAATTAATCATTTAGTGTTAATACAATAAGGCAAGCTGCATGCAtgtatttatattcaaattaacAATTTGGTTCCcacaaaaataagtaaaatcTCTAgctagattttcatttttctcaggGTCCTAGTGGAagaatagagattttttttttataagactaCAGCCTTTAAAATCGAGTCGAACTTCTGAGGTAAAAATATAGAACATGACATATTCGGCTTACATCTAATCAAACAAATGGTTGAATTGTCATGTTAAGCTAGCAAATGAACGAACGAGACTAATATTTGTGAATGTACTCAAGCGTTCATAAATTGATCTGAAACTGACGATTGGGTCGATTTACTACCGTTAATAGAATTGCATCAGCATTAGGAATGGCCTCAAACATGTTACCCTCAACATGGGAGACCCCTTGGTGCATTGGTGCCGTTGTGATAACATGAGGCAGATCGAAGTTGATGGCTTTGATGTGTGGATGTGCTTTCTCAAGCTTAGCCACCATCTCGCCAGTCCCACCTCCCACATCCACCAACGAGCCATTAATGGAACCGAACCCATCTCTGTATCCCCATAAGAAGGGCTCTGCCACGAGCTTGGCCGTGCAAGCCATTGCATCGTTGAACATTTTATTGAATTCAAGGTTTTTGTGAGCAAAGTCTATGACCTCACAACCATGGACCTTGCTGAAAGCAGTGCCACCTTCCTTGACACATTGGCTAAGGCAAAGCCATGAAGTCATTAGCCCTGGATGGTTTTGCATCAATATGAATGGAACCGGGCTAAATTCAGAGCCTTGCATGAGCCATCTTGACGTGTGAGCTTTCAACCCATAGAGAGTGATCTCCTCACAGTCTGATGGCTGGTGATGAGTGGTGAAGATATCTTTGCGCACTAGCAATCTCATGACGCGTGCGAGGTTGTCAATGTTTAGAGAGGGAGAGTCTATACCAGCAGCTATTTGGGATAGAGTGATTGGGCCACCATGAGAGTGTATGATGTCAACAATGCCGAGCTCCAAGGCACATCTCAGTGCCATGGAGTCCGTAAAGGCAAATATGTTTCCCCAAAGCTTTGCTTGGCCTTGTATCATTACCTCCATAGTTGTGAGTTCTattttctcactctctcttatGGAGTACTACTCGTGCGCTTTCAATTGGTATATAAAGACAGAAAGTAGAGTTTGGTAGCGACATGCGAGCCTGCAACCTAGCCGCCCAAGGCTATTGTGGACCCGACCCGACCGCAAGCTAGATAGGAATT
Encoded proteins:
- the LOC121268458 gene encoding desmethylxanthohumol 6'-O-methyltransferase-like; protein product: MEVMIQGQAKLWGNIFAFTDSMALRCALELGIVDIIHSHGGPITLSQIAAGIDSPSLNIDNLARVMRLLVRKDIFTTHHQPSDCEEITLYGLKAHTSRWLMQGSEFSPVPFILMQNHPGLMTSWLCLSQCVKEGGTAFSKVHGCEVIDFAHKNLEFNKMFNDAMACTAKLVAEPFLWGYRDGFGSINGSLVDVGGGTGEMVAKLEKAHPHIKAINFDLPHVITTAPMHQGVSHVEGNMFEAIPNADAILLTRVLHCYSDEDCIKILKNCVKAIPKKTGKIIIVEHVLEPNGNGPFDETGLVFDLIMMAATPSGKERTVLD